Proteins from a genomic interval of Danio rerio strain Tuebingen ecotype United States chromosome 4, GRCz12tu, whole genome shotgun sequence:
- the si:dkeyp-87d1.1 gene encoding uncharacterized protein si:dkeyp-87d1.1 — protein sequence MASKQSFHSRMFFLCPVCKKAPHSLPGHLRKVCMRNSTEAEIQAVVKEAKKELSEFCHKGRFWEFGKICDILDSTNPLARMIAEMQSKGLVINNLPSVLPEPARSTTSSVPQSSGEGAESSLEPPNESLSDESSGEYYQSTGGPMWTSSVRVEMVKKGLYNKHSIDHPLLAGFNKYLYTDLGYKNSKQVVETVSRFLHYMDPTEPNLMFVRRVEKVREYFNILSDTKLSKWTVFNYSKSLKRFMKYIITSTDIRHNNPALFQDCESFMDVLYGIQSGMSKEVSMEVTAKKSEFGCGKEVLPKDCLAVLEAAFKDFQAVICKMQGPGAITGDCLTKNERLLVLYYLEAVIMLKLVQRPGIVTHMTVEDWEGRSRIENGVCVAVKEHKVPLSHEQELWFNLYFNEVRPVMLQENRTGDNVAVDSFFVSSSGRSIYNPSNDLKRLHDKYSLPSVTCGDAQRAFEAAAQNLSEVERNVAAERNYMRRTSSDPFLALSVLDQLAGKTPQRSSRASCCETRVDEQTAYKTLEQFCPVTLEGPPPKRSRRTELCGSEHERHCYDRWRSEQLKLREQHALEHFTGQQPSESKISRWMDKQGWTSNVPQAAVVLKQWKPVARLDLVIDSSFVKKMILSQRWKGLTVRPVPDKGDGIFTKRPFQIGEVVCEYHGELVSHEDGMAIASTSSIRAGHLFFYRNKQHEAMCIDAHEESCQCHPMKFNYGRLIRHSSKRANIRPRLYVLNDRDIILFIATKDISSDEELLYDYGSKRRSFAGKGLELDWM from the exons CTGTCGTTAAAGAGGCCAAGAAGGAGTTGTCTGAATTCTGTCACAAAGGACGTTTCTGGGAGTTTGGAAAAATTTGTGACATATTGGACTCTACTAATCCTCTGGCCAG GATGATTGCGGAGATGCAGTCAAAGGGGTTGGTGATTAATAACTTACCTTCAGTCCTCCCGGAACCAGCTCGGTCGACAACATCTTCTGTGCCTCAAAGCTCTGGAGAAGGTGCAGAAAGTTCATTGGAGCCTCCAAATGAGTCCTTATCCGACGAGAGCTCGGGAGAGTACTATCAGAG CACTGGTGGACCGATGTGGACCTCTTCCGTGAGGGTGGAGATGGTCAAAAAAGGCTTATACAACAAGCACTCCATTGACCACCCCCTTCTAGCAGGATTTAATAAGTACCTTTACACTGATCTAGGatataaaaacagcaaacaaGTA GTGGAAACAGTGTCCAGGTTCTTGCATTACATGGACCCCACTGAGCCAAACTTGATGTTTGTTCGGCGGGTGGAGAAAGTGCGAGAGTACTTTAACATCTTGTCAGATACAAAGCTCTCAAAATGGACAGTATTCAACTACTCGAAGAGTCTCAAGAG GTTCATGAAATACATTATTACCTCCACGGACATTCGCCACAACAATCCAGCTTTGTTCCAGGACTGTGAGAGTTTTATGGATGTGCTGTATGGAATACAGAGTGGCATGTCCAAAGAAGTGAGCATGGAGGTCACAGCAAAAAAATCAGAGTTTGGTTGTGGCAAAGAAGTTTTGCCAAAGGACTGCCTTGCTGTTTTGGAGGCTGCATTCAAAGATTTCCAGGCCGTGATATGCAAAATGCAGGGTCCAGGAGCCATCACAGGGGACTGTTTGACTAAAAATGAACGGCTGCTCGTCCTGTACTACCTGGAGGCTGTTATCATGCTGAAGCTAGTCCAGCGGCCTGGAATTGTGACACACATGACt GTTGAGGATTGGGAGGGGAGGAGCCGTATAGAGAATGGTGTCTGTGTTGCAGTGAAGGAGCACAAAGTACCGTTGTCACACGAACAGGAACTT TGGTTCAACTTGTACTTCAATGAGGTGCGGCCAGTAATGCTGCAAGAAAACCGCACCGGCGACAATGTGGCAGTTGATTCATTTTTTGTGTCAAGTAGTGGGAGATCGATTTATAATCCCTCCAACGACTTAAAAAGACTACATGACAA ATACAGTCTTCCCAGTGTGACGTGTGGCGATGCCCAGAGAGCATTTGAGGCAGCAGCACAAAACCTGTCAGAAGTGGAGAGAAATGTGGCAGCTGAAAGGAACTACATGAGGAGAACGTCTTCAGATCCGTTTCTGGCTCTAAGTGTGCTAGATCAGCTTGCTGGGAAAACACC ACAAAGGTCCAGTAGAGCTTCCTGCTGTGAGACAAGGGTGGACGAACAGACGGCCTACAAAACTCTTGAGCAGTTCTGTCCAGTGACTCTGGAGGGGCCTCCTCCAAAAAGGTCACGCAGGACTGAGCTGTGTGGCTCAGAACATGAGAGGCACTGCTATGACCGCTGGCGTAGCGAGCAGCTCAAGCTGCGTGAACAGCATGCTCTCG AACACTTTACTGGACAGCAGCCATCAGAGTCCAAAATAAGCCGCTGGATGGACAAACAAGGGTGGACGTCAAACGTCCCACAGGCTGCAGTGGTTCTGAAGCAGTGGAAGCCTGTTGCCAGGTTGGACTTGGTCATCGACAGCAGCTTTGTGAAAAAAATGATTTTGTCTCAACGCTGGAAAGGACTGACTGTCAGGCCCGTCCCTGACAAGGGCGATGGTATTTTCACCAAAAGACCATTTCAGATCGGGGAGGTTGTCTGTGAATACCACGGCGAGCTGGTTAGCCATGAAGATGGGATGGCAATAGCTTCGACAAGCAGCATCAGAGCTggccatttgtttttttataggaACAAGCAACATGAAGCCATGTGCATTGACGCACATGAAGAAAGTTGCCAGTGCCATCCCATGAAGTTCAATTATGGACGCCTGATCCGTCACTCCAGCAAAAGAGCCAATATCCGGCCCAGGCTGTATGTCCTTAATGATAGAGACATCATTCTCTTCATTGCTACAAAAGACATTTCGAGTGATGAGGAGTTACTCTATGATTATGGCTCAAAGAGGAGATCTTTTGCCGGGAAAGGGCTGGAATTGGACTGGATGTAA
- the LOC137490926 gene encoding uncharacterized protein codes for MKMAFIKEESEDVKIEETFTVKQEDLQEQTDLIKDYDESKEEHHVKIEDKTHLVTDDILKVRDKSCLTCTQCGKSLASKSKLKTHMRIHTGEKPFTCYQYGKSFSKSSLYRHKKIHTGKKTFTCTQCGKSFNCSSHLNQHIRIHTGEKPFRCTQCGKSFNCSSHLNEHMMIHTGEKPFTCTQCGKSFSKSSSLYRHMKIHTGEKPYTCTECRKSFSQSSSLNLHMRIHTGEKPFTCTECGNSFSKSSSLYRHMKIHTGEKPFTCTECGKSFIQSSCLNVHMRIHTGEKPFTCTQCGKSFIHSSHLNQHLMIHTGEKPFKCPQCGKSFSQSYLKKHMKIHTGVREYMCLECEKTFITAAELKRHKRIHTGEKPYKCSQCSKRFAHSGTLKTHERIHTGEKLYKCSHCSKRFAHSGTLKAHQRIHTGDKL; via the exons atgaagatggcgtttattaaagaggagagtgaagatgtgaagattgaagaaacattcacagtcaaacaggaagatctgcaggaacaaacag acctaattaaagaCTACGATGAGAGTaaagaggaacatcatgtcaaaattgaggacaaaactcatttagtgactgatgatattttaaaagtgagagacaagagttgtttaacctgcactcagtgtggaaagagtttggcaagcaaaagcaaactaaagactcacatgaggattcacactggagagaaaccattcacatgctatCAAtatgggaagagtttcagcaaatcatcactTTATAGACACAAGAAGATCCACACCGGTAAAAAaacattcacttgcactcagtgtgggaagagttttaactgctcatcacaccttaatcaacacatcaggatccacactggagagaaaccattcagatgcactcagtgtgggaagagttttaactgctcatcacaccttaatgaacacatgatgatccacactggagagaaaccattcacatgcactcagtgtgggaagagttttagcaaatcatcgtcgctttatagacacatgaagatccacactggagaaaaaccatacaCTTGCACTGAGTgtaggaagagtttcagccaatcatcatcccttaatctacacatgaggatccacactggagagaaaccattcacatgcactgagtgtgggaacagtttcagtaaatcatcatcgctttatagacacatgaagatccacaccggagaaaaaCCTTTCACTTGcactgagtgtgggaagagtttcatccaatCATCATGCCTTAAtgtacacatgaggatccacactggagagaaacctttcacatgcactcagtgtgggaagagtttcatccactcatcacaccttaatcaacacctcatgatccacactggagagaaaccattcaaatgccctcagtgtgggaagagttttagccaatcataccttaaaaaacacatgaagattcacactggtgtgagagagtatatgtgcttggagtgtgagaagacttttattacagctgcagAATTGAAACGGCACAAGAGGatacacactggagaaaaaccgtacaagtgttcacagtgcagtaagaggtttgctcactcaggaaccctgaaaacacatgagaggattcacactggagagaaactgtacaagtgttcacactgcagtaAGAGGTTTGCTCACTCAGGAACCCTGAAAGcacaccagaggattcacactggagataaACTGTAG